Proteins found in one Amycolatopsis umgeniensis genomic segment:
- a CDS encoding cyclase family protein → MSLLAQLNTAITTGAIEVVDLTAPLSASTPILQLPEPFANTIPFGLEEISRYDERGPRWYWNNIHTGEHTGTHLDVPVHWLSGKDGHDVSEVPLRSLVAPAVVLDASARAAEDPDFLLSIEDVREWERENGPLPDGGWLLYRTGWDARSHDQEAFLNNDENGPHTPGVSAECARWLADEAPITGFGVETVGTDAGQALALEPAFPCHELLLGAGKHGLTQLRNLASLPPTGALLVVSPLPIVGGSGSPARVYALVERV, encoded by the coding sequence ATGTCGTTGTTGGCCCAGTTGAACACCGCGATCACCACGGGTGCGATCGAGGTCGTCGATCTCACCGCCCCCTTGAGCGCGAGCACCCCGATCCTCCAGCTGCCGGAGCCGTTCGCGAACACGATCCCGTTCGGTCTCGAGGAGATCAGCCGGTACGACGAGCGCGGGCCGCGCTGGTACTGGAACAACATCCACACCGGCGAGCACACCGGGACCCATCTCGACGTCCCGGTGCATTGGCTGTCGGGCAAGGACGGCCACGACGTCTCCGAGGTGCCGTTGCGGTCGCTGGTCGCGCCGGCGGTGGTGCTCGACGCGTCGGCTCGCGCGGCCGAAGATCCGGATTTCCTGCTGTCCATAGAAGACGTCCGCGAGTGGGAGCGCGAGAACGGGCCACTGCCCGACGGCGGCTGGCTGCTCTACCGCACGGGGTGGGACGCCCGGTCGCACGACCAGGAGGCCTTCCTCAACAACGACGAGAACGGCCCGCATACGCCGGGCGTCTCGGCGGAATGTGCTCGCTGGCTCGCGGACGAGGCGCCGATCACCGGGTTCGGCGTGGAGACCGTCGGCACCGACGCGGGTCAGGCGCTGGCCCTCGAACCGGCCTTCCCTTGCCATGAACTCCTTCTGGGGGCGGGAAAACACGGTCTGACGCAGCTGCGGAACCTGGCGAGCCTGCCGCCCACCGGAGCCTTGCTGGTCGTCAGCCCGCTCCCGATCGTCGGCGGCTCCGGCAGTCCCGCCCGGGTCTACGCGTTGGTCGAGCGGGTATGA